taaatatatatataattagggctaaaataatttataattaagtttcgaaTCGTCatatattaattacaatattatttagtcAAGGAGTCAATCTACGTTCAAAATCCTTGGTTTTTGGATTTTCaaatattctctttttttttttatctttccatTTTTGCTACATTTAGTTGAAGTATTATTTTTTTCAACATGTTTTGGTGTATGAGTTAGCAATAAAGTAACTTTGCTCTGTAATTTTTAGCCACTCTCGTGATTTGTTTTGAGCAAAGGGAAGGGAattcttttacttattttgaagTGATTTTTTTTACAAGAGTTTTATTCACCCTTCTAATTTCAAGTATAAACTTATACTAATTATTCTTTATCTTTTAACTAACTATTTTAATACTTATGTGATAATTAGGTGATTTGTTATGTTAAATACACTAGATAACCAAATGAGGCATTAAAGTGTAAATGAGAATaggaaatggaaaatgttttctatAACTAAGGATTGTTCAATAGGTATATCATACTTGCATATCAAATAGAAGTATGATAATTGTTTTAGGGTTTGCTAAACTTTTGGTTGCTCGTGCTTTAGGATATGGTATTTCGCAAGTCTATCTTAAATGAATTTGTGGTGAAGATAAATCTAGAAACGCCAACATACAATAAAATACTATTCTTTCAGGAGGAGTGCTTCCCCTTTTCGTGTCTACTTTAGTTTTCAATGGTGCGACTTATAGAAGGGAAACTAGTAGAAATAAGGAGGCTGAACAATTAGCTGCACGTGTTATCATACAATCACTTCTTGGtatctttcttgtcctatttaaaaaatttcaaacatatatatgTGCGTGCACACGTGTAAACATACCCTGATTTTAAGCCACTTATTAGCTTGATAAGTTCTCATCTCATTGTTGGATCATTCATATAGCTGATGATAGGTATGAGACTATTGTTTCAGAGATCATAAAATCCAAAGCTAAACTTTATGATGCCTTGAATAAAGCTAAGGATTCTAGTTTTCACAATACACCTGTTGGGACAAACAGACTGAATCATAGTAAAACAAACATTGCCGTCACTAACCATGTTCCAAATACTACACACCTAAGCTGTGGAGCAAAACATCCACGCCTTGAGTTCGAGACTCCAGAATCAGGAGAAGGTACTGATTGTAGGTCATGAGTTCATGACTGCAGGCACAATTGGAAGATCAATGCAATCAGTACCTTCTCCTAATTTTAGAGTCAGTTTAAGATAACAATTTAAAAACAAGAATGAGTTTAAAATTTCATGTCAAGCAGCTATAGTATTGATTCCATAAGAATTAAATCTGAAACCGATTCAAAATCTTAAACAtaattagagttttttttttatggaaatttatGAGCTAGTTAATAACATTGGACATGACTAAAATTACAAATTAgaaaaatttatacattttatttattatgaattattgACATATGAGACTATTTATGAtaggaaatattaatttgtttTCCTATAAATAATTcaagtaaaaaagaaagaaagaagtctTGCCCTTTCAATTCTATATAGCAGAGCAGTGGCATTTACTCCTTTAGCTAGCAGCAATATTTTATATGTtccacaaaaaatatatatactttttatatgaTGCTGTAcctataattatatgaatagcaTTGAGTGCAAAATGCTTCATTGTATTCAATATAGGTGAAGAGTTTACATAAAATAGaaggatttttattatttttacataatataGCAGCAATattatttttgggaaaaaaattgaaaaactaaaaacCGATTCAAATTAAGGTGTATGTACAATTTATGAAATGCAAGTTTAGAAATTATGGTTATCCGAAATTgaatagaattttattttttatttaatatataattaattctaattgtttatgatataaaaataaatattttatatttacaatagtgaaaataattcaaaagttcttaaaaatttatttttttaaatatttatgaaaaaaatatttgaaattgggtcaaataaaattcaaaactcataaaacaaattttattttagcaaaattaatctaaaaatttaaaaattaacataCAAAAACTGAAAACTAAACTGAACGACGTGTAGGGAACGGCAAGGGGCTATACTAAATGTTGGGTTGGCCTGTTGGGATGTTAGATTGCGTGCAGAATATAGTTATTTTGTTGTTTCTTGTCATTTTTGCGTTGCAGTGAAGACCCTCTCAGAGTCTCCCCTAACGTCCTTTCTCTTATCTCTAGGGATTTGGGTATATTTCTTAGGACCCGGCACTGCACAGTCTAAGATTTACTCTGTCAAAATTCATGATcccaacatatatatataggaaTTTTAGCTTCTTGTATCAGTGCaccatgcatgcatatatatagaACCAAGTTAATTGctttaatacatataaataatttagatttAAATCTATGTAAAGTTATAAGTTAATATAAattctcaaaatattataatttaattttcgcTTATatcataaatatctaaaaatcaattttttttatgtcaaaggaattcacttattttcttttttttttcttctcctgtAAATGATAATTACAACTTGGAGCAGAGCAACATAATAGCATCAATAATCTACCTGCTTCTGTTTAATAATTGCTTTACGTGTAGTCTCTCAGCTTCTGAACTACTAATTCTGAAGATAAGATAAGCCAATCCCTCTGTTTCCTTGTCGTTTTtaccctttttattattattttacattgttATTGAAATGTCAATAAATCCCatcaattctttctttctttctttctttcttgttttgggtCTATGAAGTTGATGCAGCTGGGGATTGCGTGATTGCCGCAGCCATGTTTAAAGCTACACAGGGTTGCTCAACAGGCACCTGCACTcaataattcattaaattttaattattagtcttaataataatattaacatacTTAAATTCACCTCCATAATGCATATATCTTCTAATACCTTTTTTCAGCAATACAtgactaatttttattttatttttggatatatatacatatataaattgtcAGATAAGACATATCGATTGACTGACAGTGTCCAGTGCTTTGTCTTTccttcaccataaatttttcattgacaaatttcattttattatatacatatattgacaTTCTgcaactatttttttttcttttgatcaattttttttatatatatgatgaGTCTATGACCTTTTTTCTCCCTCTAATAATAGCATGCATGatgatcatatatatatgaaGGTGACGGATGGAGACATGACAATCATAGTATTTCTTGAGATTGAAAAGATGGGGTTTGATAAATAATGATTTAGAAGACTTACAAAGTGTCCAGCCCCAAGAATCCAGAAAAATTGCAGGTTTTTGTATGATTTGATGAACCCTTTGGTGGCTTGATCCTCTTTACAGTAAAGAGGATTTCGATCCTTGCTTAAAAACTCTTTCAATCCTTCCCACCTAAAGAcattaatacataaatatatatatatgaactatATAACTCCAAGAGTCCATATGTTTATATAATCCTCATTTCTTCCCAATGTCAAATATTGCatatattcaaatattaaaaaggcttaagttttttttaatgcaTGTGCTCCAACATATAAGTACTGAGTGTAGATGTCTAAATTACTTAATCTTAAACATTTATAAATGCATAACCTTAGAATTTGCTAATAGAAGTAATTAAAGAAAGAAACAGTCAAAATGCATTAAAGGTAGGTGTGTTTTTGGAGGGCCAATAAGGCATAGATAGAAAGGGAAAATAAGAGTCATACTTGAGCTTATCAAGCCAAGCTTCAGTTCCCTTTGTTGCACATATCACATCAAGCTGCAATAACCCATCCATCCAACAATACCATCATTAATTAATGGTAAAAATTCAAACCAcaaaaagaaaccctaaaaaacAGGTAAAAGCTGCCCTAAATTCAGCTACTTCATGGAATTATTTTGGGTAGCATTTGACTCAAATAGCAGTAAAAGTAGCATATACTTGTTTATTATAAGTTAGTTTTGACTTAAAGGAAAAAAGATATTTAGGGTGTAAAAAGTTGTTTATGGTAGCTGAGAAAGTTTGGAACAGTATTACCTGCCCACTGTATATAGTGACATTTACTCCTTTTGAAAGGAGTTCATCAACCTGAAGGGGAAAAATCAACAAAATATAGAAATTAGAGACACTTAACATCCCTCTTGAAGTCAAACGAGAAACACAAGCAAAAGGTCaagattaatttagtttaagcaaTTTTAACTACTGGTTGTTAAaaaactttttaactttttacctCAGCAATTCTTGGCCTCATAAAATCACCTGACAAATCTGAGAAAACAAAGTCTGACTGCCCTCCCCATCTGTTAAAATACATGAATATTGGTGCTTTTGGATCAAAATGTTAAAAGAGTACATTTGCAgaaattatatttcaaaaaacAGAGGAATTAAAATCCTTACGTGACATTATCAGGGATAATCTTAAGCTTCTTCTTGATGACCCCATTCATCAAAGTATCAAGATCAGGTCCATCATTGCCTGGTGAAACCCTTAAGGAACTCAAATATCTTGAGTATCTATTGACTGAAAAAACTCCATTGGAAAATGCTGAAGTTGTTAAAGCTACAGGTCCCATCCCTGAATCCAGAAGGAAATTGTAGAAATCCTGCAAATTTACTCATAATTaggtggagaaaaaaaaaagaaacaattttTGTGGCCAAATGtgataaaaagaaatgaaaaattagaATACCACTGAATTGCTGTTGGCACCAATTGTAGATTCAAGTCGACTCCATGTGTCAGTTGCATCAGTATATTGACCATCTTTGAGTTGCTGGCTAATCTTCTCAGCTAGACTGGTTTTTCCAAATGGGATTTTATCAGATAACACAAATACATTTGCTTTTTGgcaaaagaaaaggggaaaaaataaaaaatctgtaGACCTGTTTGATTTTTCCAAGCCATTGTTATCTAGCCTTGAAACATCATTAAGAAGAGGCCCCCAAGAAAACTGTAATCatccatattttaaataatacCCAAATGCAGGCATTGAATGCTGCAAATTGCCCTGGGAATTTAACAATTTACATGAAGATACTTACTGCAAAATCCTCTGGTGAGATCCAGCTATTCCCCAAGGCAACTCCTACATTTGTTTTAAGACAAATTATTTGGTGGATTATTAATGGCAACAAAGGGGTGTTTGGTGTTTACCTCCAAGTTTGAGCTTCAATTTACCAGCATCAATGGCATTTAGAATTGATAATCCGGCAGTGACAGCAAATTTTCCTCCATAAGACTCTGCCACAATGTACAATGGACTCTTTTGGAGGCTTTCATTTCTATTAAATAATTGCATCAACAAAGTAGTTAAATCACTTGCTGCTTCATTATCAGTTTTCACCAACATCTCTGTATCTTCCACATAGCTGTACCCTGTTCCAACTGGGTTGTCCTATATCgcattaaaatcattaaatttgCGATAAAAGAAAAACACAcacatctttttttcttttttttctttgtgaaTTATGCATGACTAACCACAAATAAAAGATCAGCTTTTTTCAACCAAGTGGTATTCCTTGGCTTCAAATCCGTATTTAATGGCCCAATCTCCTCAAAATTTCCAATTCCAACTCCTGAGGCACCCTTTAGAAAAACACAATTTCAGATTTCAGAacatgaaggaaaaaaaaaaagtcaaaactgttgcggaagcgacgataatattaataacaatattatcagaaatatttagataattattatgccaacaattatactaagaaaattcccagttaaattggaggggtcacaatggtcccgcttaaaacccaacaactagacagaactcacttagatatttatagcaataataactaaataaatataaccaacataaagctattaaataaaagcaaacaaataagaaataaaataccagagttttaacgaggttcggccaatttagcttacgtcctcggacactaccaaattaatatttcctctagaaatattacaaaggagaagattttgggatgatacaaccaaagggggaggggttctatatataacaaaccaaacccc
This window of the Gossypium hirsutum isolate 1008001.06 chromosome A09, Gossypium_hirsutum_v2.1, whole genome shotgun sequence genome carries:
- the LOC121206114 gene encoding serine carboxypeptidase-like 51 isoform X2; the encoded protein is MGNFHFLLLLVFFSFSCLFHGGISRAVKSQGESEEVWGYVEVRPKAHMFWWLYRSPYRVEQPSKPWPIILWLQGGPGASGVGIGNFEEIGPLNTDLKPRNTTWLKKADLLFVDNPVGTGYSYVEDTEMLVKTDNEAASDLTTLLMQLFNRNESLQKSPLYIVAESYGGKFAVTAGLSILNAIDAGKLKLKLGGVALGNSWISPEDFAFSWGPLLNDVSRLDNNGLEKSNSLAEKISQQLKDGQYTDATDTWSRLESTIGANSNSVDFYNFLLDSGMGPVALTTSAFSNGVFSVNRYSRYLSSLRVSPGNDGPDLDTLMNGVIKKKLKIIPDNVTWGGQSDFVFSDLSGDFMRPRIAEVDELLSKGVNVTIYSGQLDVICATKGTEAWLDKLKWEGLKEFLSKDRNPLYCKEDQATKGFIKSYKNLQFFWILGAGHFVPVEQPCVALNMAAAITQSPAASTS
- the LOC121206114 gene encoding serine carboxypeptidase-like 51 isoform X1, producing the protein MGNFHFLLLLVFFSFSCLFHGGISRAVKSQGESEEVWGYVEVRPKAHMFWWLYRSPYRVEQPSKPWPIILWLQGGPGASGVGIGNFEEIGPLNTDLKPRNTTWLKKADLLFVDNPVGTGYSYVEDTEMLVKTDNEAASDLTTLLMQLFNRNESLQKSPLYIVAESYGGKFAVTAGLSILNAIDAGKLKLKLGGVALGNSWISPEDFAFSWGPLLNDVSRLDNNGLEKSNRSTDFLFFPLFFCQKANVFVLSDKIPFGKTSLAEKISQQLKDGQYTDATDTWSRLESTIGANSNSVDFYNFLLDSGMGPVALTTSAFSNGVFSVNRYSRYLSSLRVSPGNDGPDLDTLMNGVIKKKLKIIPDNVTWGGQSDFVFSDLSGDFMRPRIAEVDELLSKGVNVTIYSGQLDVICATKGTEAWLDKLKWEGLKEFLSKDRNPLYCKEDQATKGFIKSYKNLQFFWILGAGHFVPVEQPCVALNMAAAITQSPAASTS